In Persicimonas caeni, a single window of DNA contains:
- the surE gene encoding 5'/3'-nucleotidase SurE encodes MSRPTILITNDDGISARGLQALEEALSEVGDVWVVAPESEQSAVSQAITLRLPVRVRKHGERRYAISGTPTDCVYVALNHLIDHVDVCVSGINHGANLGDDVIYSGTVAGAIEATLVDVPSIAVSLAAYRNLDFEASAHAARVLAEQVLEHGLPRGVFLNVNVPRQAVPGTEIVVCKLGRRNYGRVVEEKFDPRKRPYYWLGGAELGFDDLPGSDCNVISEGKISLTPVHLDLTHYSFAKELEHWDGLQGFHAGPRGEERQGRHERQETSTQETE; translated from the coding sequence GTGTCCCGCCCAACGATTCTGATCACAAACGACGACGGCATCAGTGCCCGCGGCCTCCAAGCGCTCGAAGAGGCGCTCTCGGAGGTGGGCGATGTCTGGGTCGTCGCGCCCGAGTCCGAGCAGAGCGCGGTCAGCCAGGCGATTACGCTTCGGCTGCCGGTGCGCGTGCGCAAGCACGGCGAGCGCCGCTACGCGATTTCGGGCACGCCGACCGACTGCGTCTATGTCGCGCTCAACCACCTCATCGACCACGTCGACGTGTGTGTGTCGGGCATCAACCACGGCGCCAACCTCGGCGACGACGTCATTTACAGCGGCACGGTGGCCGGCGCCATCGAAGCGACCCTGGTCGACGTGCCGTCGATCGCGGTGAGCCTGGCTGCCTACCGCAACCTCGACTTCGAGGCCTCGGCCCACGCCGCGCGCGTGCTCGCCGAGCAGGTCCTCGAACACGGGCTGCCCCGCGGCGTCTTCTTGAACGTCAACGTGCCTCGGCAGGCCGTGCCCGGCACCGAGATCGTGGTGTGCAAGCTCGGGCGTCGCAACTACGGGCGCGTGGTCGAGGAGAAGTTCGACCCTCGAAAGCGGCCCTACTACTGGCTCGGCGGCGCCGAACTCGGCTTTGACGACCTTCCCGGGAGTGACTGCAACGTCATCTCGGAGGGCAAAATCAGCCTCACCCCGGTCCACCTGGACCTGACCCATTACAGCTTCGCCAAGGAGCTCGAGCACTGGGACGGACTGCAGGGCTTCCACGCCGGGCCCCGGGGCGAAGAGCGCCAGGGGCGCCACGAACGCCAAGAGACCTCAACGCAGGAGACCGAGTAA
- a CDS encoding adenine phosphoribosyltransferase yields the protein METLEERIKAGIRDVPDFPEEGVIFKDITPLLNCPELFHEVIEHFRARYEGRDIDHVVAIESRGFLFGAPLAYAMGVGLSLVRKPNKLPHKTFGVDYALEYGTDRVEMHVDGVDDDSRVVVVDDVLATGGTAAATCELVERCGASVVECAFLIELDFLNGREKLEGHEVHSLAVY from the coding sequence ATGGAGACGCTCGAAGAACGCATCAAAGCGGGGATTCGCGACGTGCCGGACTTTCCGGAAGAGGGCGTGATCTTCAAAGATATCACCCCTTTGCTCAATTGCCCGGAGCTGTTCCACGAGGTCATCGAGCATTTCCGCGCGCGCTACGAGGGCCGCGACATCGACCACGTGGTCGCCATCGAAAGCCGCGGCTTTCTGTTCGGCGCGCCGCTCGCCTACGCCATGGGCGTGGGCCTGAGCCTGGTGCGCAAGCCCAACAAGCTTCCCCACAAGACCTTCGGGGTCGACTACGCGCTCGAGTACGGCACCGACCGCGTCGAGATGCACGTCGACGGCGTCGATGACGACTCACGCGTGGTCGTGGTCGACGACGTCCTCGCCACCGGCGGCACCGCCGCGGCGACCTGTGAGCTCGTCGAGCGATGTGGAGCGAGCGTGGTGGAGTGTGCCTTTTTGATCGAACTCGACTTCCTGAACGGACGGGAGAAGCTCGAGGGGCATGAGGTGCATTCGCTGGCCGTTTATTGA
- a CDS encoding Bax inhibitor-1/YccA family protein — protein MNYDDNSYAATAARHYQTVADADVTTRVEFIRRTYSHLAGAIAALVGIEALLFAANIDQILVPLMFSTQYSWLIVLGLFMVVGHFANKWAMNPGSKPMQYAGLGAYVLIQAIIFLPLISLGLHVQPTAIPAAAIVTLVVFAALTALVFISKQDFSFMRIALQVAGFLALGGIVVSIIFGFTLGVWFSVFMIGLAAGYILYYTGNVLHHYQTDQHVAASLALFSAVALMFWYVLRIFLRE, from the coding sequence ATGAACTACGATGACAACAGCTATGCCGCCACGGCTGCTCGGCACTACCAGACGGTCGCCGACGCCGACGTGACCACCCGCGTCGAGTTTATTCGACGCACCTACTCGCACCTCGCCGGCGCCATCGCCGCGCTGGTGGGCATCGAGGCGCTTTTGTTCGCCGCCAATATCGATCAGATCTTGGTGCCGCTGATGTTCAGCACGCAGTACTCGTGGCTGATCGTGCTCGGCCTATTCATGGTCGTGGGCCACTTTGCCAACAAATGGGCGATGAACCCCGGCTCCAAGCCGATGCAATACGCCGGCCTGGGCGCTTACGTGCTCATCCAAGCGATCATCTTCTTGCCACTCATCTCGCTGGGGCTGCACGTCCAGCCCACCGCCATTCCGGCCGCGGCCATCGTCACGCTGGTCGTCTTCGCCGCACTCACCGCGCTGGTATTCATCAGCAAGCAAGACTTCTCGTTCATGCGCATCGCCCTGCAGGTGGCCGGCTTCTTGGCGCTGGGCGGCATCGTGGTGAGCATCATTTTCGGCTTCACCCTCGGCGTCTGGTTCTCGGTCTTCATGATCGGGCTCGCCGCCGGCTATATCCTCTACTACACCGGCAACGTGCTGCATCACTACCAGACCGACCAGCACGTCGCGGCGTCGCTCGCGCTGTTCTCGGCGGTGGCTCTGATGTTCTGGTATGTGCTGCGGATCTTTCTTCGGGAGTAA
- a CDS encoding HAD-IC family P-type ATPase has product MGLLDGLTSNSAETTNGRWFKSVANLFGHRYRRVRKANGRRLHIELRDVGPERFAHYASMLEDSFGKLEGVEWVRINGHLARAVVSYRSALVSVDEIEALVDGIEVHLGLDDEPFSGRRPEHPADIEPIARKLVDMSADALAVTLSTALMMTGYESSEMGTDLAALANVIDNTPRFREALAGTFGEEAVDVGFGTINSFVQGLGSGPIGPLIDLIYQGVKLRGEQARQEVWGRREPELCYKQWDRRRTPVDPGARPHEVPEGIIEAYANDAFFASVGGFVVGLADTHNLESSTPPLFGGLPKAARYGRDGFIAEVVRIMAEKDIIPLVPSTLPVMDRVDTVVIDGDLLFTGELLVGRVEVVDGVDAEEARRRAHELFEVDSPTQTHRDGRWGLGPVGAFEKSLSNKQRQRARKLASPKAPVLVLVHDEKLQALVQTRPATDPGAEQLLNSARRANLHIVIACDDRDAGESLGPDRVVPYNGGLTDIVRDQQRGGAAVALVASGPSTAMAAADLGIGIDRGADGPPWAADILCDDDLDSAGFVLEACAEAKAVAEQSVGLAGLGAAIATFLSLKGLSDTKPGNVMLGVNAVSVAALANGVRRAVLLERKPRPPRRDPTPWHSLELDEVFERVDSSTEGLTNDNARKRSHAPPSAPSKSELIASAVGKELANPFTPVLAAAAGISAVVGSLGDAAMVSAAMALNGVIGGYERYKAEKAVAALEEREAEDVRVLRDGREVILDVDDIVQGDIVVLHAGDVVPADCRLVTAEDLEVDESSLTGESLPVPKSVRPSYAAAVADRTSMLYEGTSIAVGRARAVVVAVGTETEARRGVLAGRGRTPETGVEQRLQALTDVTMPVAGLSGLFLIASGLARGQEVERLVDAGVGMSIAAVPEGLPLLSTVAQLAASRRLSEHGVLVRNPRAVEGLGRVDAVCADKTGTLTEGRIELDTVCDAERCLQVDGEPESWQTQVLAAALRASPAEPDEHELPHPTDRAVVNGAIESGVEPAAGYEQWQRMDEMPFEPGRGFHAVLGRTEDGLLISIKGAPEVVIPRCSKRATDNGHKRLNKQMRQKLIDRAEELAGRGLRVLAVAERAASEERDLDEDRIAKFVFRGFVGLSDPVRPTSKGAVRELRQAGVDVLMITGDHPRTAQRIAQELDLINGGRILTGPELEEMSDAELDEALLHCTVIARATPAHKVRIVEALQRDGKTVAMTGDGANDASAIRLADVGIALGEDATTAAREAADIIVVDERIETIVRAVAEGRAMWGSVRDAVSILTGGNFGEIGFTVLASLLAEPPLNARQLLLINLLTDIAPSLSIVMRRPTEHDLHAFLSSGPEQELGKALSTKIWNRAATTAGGASLAYFMTRMMLGGRRKASTVSLLSAVGTQLGQTLAVGKPTRQTTVASLGSAAVLLGIVETPGVSQLFGCCPVGPIGLATALGSSTLATGVSAAVPPVVRISKELGETLRKKLRELGNYPSHPLFERGVGTAEIEEDEKAMAAE; this is encoded by the coding sequence ATGGGCTTGTTAGACGGGCTGACGTCCAACTCCGCAGAAACCACGAATGGCAGATGGTTCAAGTCGGTGGCCAACTTGTTTGGGCACCGCTACCGACGTGTACGCAAGGCCAACGGGCGGCGGCTCCACATCGAGCTGCGCGACGTGGGTCCCGAGCGATTTGCCCACTATGCGAGCATGCTCGAGGATTCGTTCGGCAAGCTCGAAGGCGTCGAGTGGGTGCGCATCAACGGCCACCTCGCGCGAGCGGTCGTCTCGTACCGCTCGGCGTTGGTCTCCGTGGACGAGATCGAGGCGCTGGTCGACGGCATCGAGGTGCACCTGGGGCTCGACGACGAACCATTCTCGGGGCGACGCCCCGAACACCCCGCCGACATCGAGCCGATTGCGCGCAAGCTGGTCGACATGAGCGCCGACGCGCTCGCCGTCACCTTGAGCACCGCGCTGATGATGACCGGCTACGAGTCCTCCGAGATGGGGACCGACTTGGCCGCCCTGGCCAACGTGATCGACAACACCCCGAGGTTTCGCGAAGCGCTGGCGGGAACCTTTGGAGAAGAGGCGGTCGATGTGGGCTTCGGCACGATCAACTCTTTTGTCCAAGGCTTGGGCTCCGGACCTATCGGGCCGCTCATCGACCTGATCTACCAGGGAGTCAAGCTGCGCGGAGAACAAGCGCGCCAAGAGGTGTGGGGTCGGCGCGAGCCCGAGCTCTGCTACAAGCAATGGGACCGGCGACGAACCCCCGTCGACCCGGGCGCCCGGCCGCACGAGGTGCCCGAGGGGATCATCGAGGCGTACGCCAACGACGCATTCTTCGCGTCGGTGGGCGGATTCGTGGTCGGTTTGGCCGACACACATAACCTGGAGTCGTCGACCCCGCCGCTTTTTGGCGGACTCCCCAAGGCGGCGCGCTACGGTCGCGACGGGTTTATCGCCGAGGTCGTGCGCATCATGGCCGAGAAGGACATCATCCCGCTGGTGCCCTCGACGCTGCCGGTCATGGACCGCGTCGACACGGTGGTCATCGACGGCGACTTGCTCTTTACCGGCGAGCTGTTGGTGGGGCGGGTCGAGGTGGTCGACGGTGTCGATGCCGAAGAGGCGCGCAGGCGCGCTCACGAGCTCTTCGAGGTCGATTCCCCGACCCAAACGCATCGCGACGGCCGCTGGGGGTTGGGCCCCGTGGGGGCCTTCGAGAAGTCCTTGAGCAACAAGCAGCGCCAGCGCGCCCGCAAGTTGGCCTCGCCCAAAGCGCCGGTGCTCGTGTTGGTGCACGACGAGAAGCTGCAGGCGTTGGTTCAGACCCGTCCGGCCACCGATCCTGGGGCCGAGCAGCTGCTCAACAGCGCCCGACGCGCGAATCTGCATATCGTCATCGCCTGCGACGACCGCGACGCCGGCGAGTCGCTCGGGCCTGACAGGGTGGTGCCGTATAACGGCGGCCTCACCGATATTGTGCGCGACCAGCAACGCGGCGGGGCTGCCGTCGCTCTGGTCGCCTCCGGTCCGTCCACCGCGATGGCCGCGGCCGACCTGGGTATCGGCATCGACCGCGGCGCCGACGGGCCGCCCTGGGCGGCCGATATTTTGTGCGACGATGATCTCGACTCGGCCGGATTTGTGCTCGAGGCGTGCGCCGAGGCCAAGGCCGTGGCCGAGCAGAGCGTGGGGCTCGCCGGGCTGGGAGCGGCCATTGCGACTTTCTTGTCGCTCAAGGGGCTGAGCGATACCAAGCCCGGCAACGTCATGCTCGGGGTCAACGCCGTGTCGGTGGCGGCCCTGGCCAACGGGGTGCGCCGCGCGGTGCTGCTCGAGCGCAAGCCGCGCCCGCCTCGGCGCGACCCGACGCCGTGGCACAGCCTGGAGTTGGACGAGGTCTTCGAGCGCGTCGACTCGTCGACGGAGGGTTTGACAAATGATAACGCCCGCAAGCGCAGCCACGCTCCCCCGTCGGCACCCTCGAAGAGTGAGTTGATCGCCAGCGCGGTCGGCAAAGAGCTCGCCAACCCATTTACTCCGGTGCTGGCCGCCGCTGCGGGTATCTCGGCGGTGGTTGGCTCGTTGGGCGATGCCGCCATGGTCTCGGCGGCGATGGCGCTCAACGGTGTTATCGGTGGCTACGAGCGCTACAAGGCCGAAAAGGCAGTCGCCGCGCTCGAGGAGCGCGAGGCCGAGGACGTGCGCGTGCTGCGCGACGGCCGTGAGGTGATCTTGGACGTCGACGATATCGTCCAGGGCGATATCGTCGTGCTGCACGCAGGCGACGTGGTGCCTGCCGACTGCCGTCTGGTCACCGCCGAAGATCTGGAGGTCGACGAGTCGAGCTTGACCGGCGAATCGTTGCCGGTGCCCAAGAGCGTGCGTCCCTCCTACGCGGCCGCCGTCGCGGACCGCACCTCCATGCTCTACGAAGGCACCTCCATCGCGGTGGGGCGCGCCCGAGCCGTGGTGGTCGCCGTGGGCACCGAGACCGAGGCTCGCCGCGGGGTGTTGGCAGGACGTGGACGCACTCCCGAGACCGGCGTCGAGCAACGCCTGCAGGCGCTGACCGACGTGACCATGCCGGTGGCGGGGCTAAGCGGGCTCTTTTTGATTGCCTCGGGCCTGGCGCGCGGCCAGGAGGTCGAGCGGCTCGTCGACGCCGGGGTGGGCATGTCGATCGCAGCGGTGCCCGAAGGCCTGCCGCTGTTGTCGACGGTCGCCCAGTTGGCCGCTTCTCGGCGTCTGTCGGAGCACGGCGTGTTGGTGCGCAATCCACGCGCCGTCGAGGGCCTGGGCCGCGTCGACGCGGTCTGCGCCGACAAGACCGGCACCTTGACTGAAGGGCGCATCGAGCTCGACACGGTCTGCGACGCCGAGCGCTGCCTGCAGGTCGACGGAGAACCCGAGTCGTGGCAGACACAGGTGTTGGCCGCCGCGCTGCGCGCTAGCCCCGCCGAGCCCGACGAGCACGAGTTGCCTCATCCCACCGACCGCGCGGTGGTCAACGGGGCGATCGAGTCGGGCGTCGAGCCCGCGGCAGGCTACGAGCAATGGCAGCGCATGGACGAGATGCCGTTCGAGCCCGGCCGCGGTTTTCACGCGGTGCTCGGACGCACCGAAGACGGCCTGCTCATCAGCATCAAGGGGGCGCCCGAGGTCGTTATCCCGCGCTGCTCGAAGCGCGCTACGGACAACGGCCATAAGCGCTTGAACAAGCAGATGCGCCAGAAGCTCATCGACCGCGCCGAAGAGCTCGCCGGCCGCGGGCTGCGGGTGTTGGCGGTCGCCGAGCGCGCCGCTTCGGAGGAGCGCGACCTCGACGAGGATCGCATCGCCAAATTCGTCTTTCGAGGGTTCGTCGGCCTGAGCGATCCGGTGCGGCCGACCTCCAAGGGGGCGGTTCGCGAGTTGCGCCAGGCGGGCGTCGACGTGCTCATGATCACTGGCGACCATCCTCGCACCGCCCAGCGCATCGCTCAGGAGCTCGATCTGATCAACGGGGGGCGAATTCTCACCGGCCCCGAACTCGAGGAGATGTCCGACGCCGAGCTCGACGAGGCGCTGTTACACTGCACGGTCATCGCCCGGGCCACCCCGGCGCACAAGGTGCGCATCGTCGAAGCGTTGCAGCGTGACGGAAAGACGGTCGCCATGACCGGCGATGGGGCCAACGACGCCTCGGCGATTCGCTTGGCGGACGTGGGCATCGCGCTCGGCGAGGACGCCACCACGGCAGCGCGCGAGGCGGCCGACATCATCGTGGTCGACGAGCGCATCGAGACGATTGTGCGCGCGGTCGCCGAGGGCCGGGCGATGTGGGGCTCGGTACGCGACGCCGTGTCGATTCTGACTGGCGGCAATTTCGGCGAGATTGGCTTTACGGTGCTGGCGAGTCTGTTGGCCGAGCCGCCCTTGAACGCGCGCCAGTTGCTGTTGATCAACTTGCTGACCGACATCGCCCCCTCGCTTTCAATTGTGATGCGCCGGCCCACCGAGCATGATTTGCACGCTTTTTTGTCATCGGGGCCGGAGCAGGAGCTGGGCAAGGCGCTGAGCACCAAGATCTGGAACCGAGCTGCGACGACGGCCGGTGGCGCCAGCTTGGCGTATTTTATGACACGTATGATGCTTGGAGGTCGCCGAAAAGCCTCGACCGTCTCGCTCTTGTCAGCGGTCGGTACACAGCTGGGGCAGACCTTGGCGGTCGGCAAGCCGACCAGGCAGACCACCGTGGCGAGCTTGGGCTCGGCGGCCGTGTTGCTCGGGATTGTCGAGACCCCCGGTGTCAGTCAGCTCTTCGGGTGCTGCCCCGTCGGGCCCATCGGGCTCGCCACGGCGCTCGGCTCGAGCACCTTGGCCACGGGCGTGTCCGCTGCGGTGCCTCCGGTGGTACGCATCAGCAAAGAACTCGGCGAAACGCTGCGCAAGAAGCTGCGTGAGCTCGGAAATTACCCCTCGCATCCGCTCTTCGAGCGTGGGGTGGGCACCGCCGAGATTGAAGAGGACGAAAAGGCGATGGCCGCCGAATGA